One Bos taurus isolate L1 Dominette 01449 registration number 42190680 breed Hereford chromosome 25, ARS-UCD2.0, whole genome shotgun sequence genomic window carries:
- the GJC3 gene encoding gap junction gamma-3 protein: protein MCGSFLRRVAAEESRHPTPVGRLLLPALLGLRLVLLAAGGTGVFGGGEEQSEFVCHTQQAGCKAVCYDAFHPLSPLRFWAFQVTLVAVPSALYMGFILYHVIWHWEASEKVKTEEETLSQGEKGGEASRAGSSRLLWAYVAQLGVRLALEGAALGGQYHLYGFRMPSSFVCRLEPCLGSTNCYLSRPSEKSIFLKTMFGVTGLCLLFTLLELVLLGLGRWWRIWRHKSPSSNYSPTSQSAKRCKAPTDNFPVVEIRERPGEAGERGSEVPLSARP from the coding sequence ATGTGCGGCAGCTTCCTGAGGCGGGTGGCAGCGGAGGAAAGCCGGCACCCCACCCCCGTGGGCCGCCTCCTGCTTCCCGCGCTCCTGGGGCTCCGCCTGGTGCTGCTGGCCGCCGGCGGGACGGGGGTCTTCGGCGGCGGCGAGGAGCAGAGCGAGTTCGTGTGTCACACTCAGCAGGCGGGCTGCAAGGCCGTGTGCTACGATGCCTTCCACCCCCTCTCCCCGCTGCGCTTCTGGGCCTTCCAGGTCACGCTGGTGGCTGTGCCCAGCGCCCTCTACATGGGTTTCATTCTGTATCACGTCATCTGGCACTGGGAGGCATCGGAAAAGGTGAAGACGGAAGAAGAGACGCTGAGCCAAGGGGAGAAGGGCGGAGAGGCCTCGAGGGCTGGCAGCTCCAGGCTGCTCTGGGCCTACGTGGCACAGCTCGGGGTGCGACTGGCCCTTGAGGGGGCAGCCTTGGGGGGGCAGTACCACCTGTATGGGTTCAGGATGCCCAGCTCCTTTGTGTGTCGTCTAGAGCCCTGCCTTGGCAGTACCAACTGTTACCTCTCTCGCCCCTCTGAGAAGAGCATCTTCTTGAAGACCATGTTTGGGGTCACGGGGCTCTGTCTCTTGTTCACGCTTTTGGAGCTTGTCCTCCTGGGCctggggagatggtggaggatCTGGAGGCACAAATCCCCCTCTTCTAATTACTCCCCAACTTCACAGAGTGCCAAAAGATGCAAGGCACCCACGGATAACTTCCCAGTGGTGGAAATAAGAGAACGGCCCGGAGAAGCAGGCGAGAGGGGCTCTGAGGTCCCTCTTTCTGCCCGCCCCTGA